In one Streptomyces marincola genomic region, the following are encoded:
- a CDS encoding TrkH family potassium uptake protein → MSRGKHPGDFGTAIDVASPSFSPTSASPLRRAIFRLHPARAVAVAFAVAVALGTALLALPLATADGGAPDPLTALFTATAAVCVTGLTIVDTSAYWSGFGEGVILLLVQAGGFGIMSLASLLALLVAGKLRLRMTLHAQAETRIGIGDVRGVLLRVALITLVVESVTAAILTLRFVLGYDMPFGRALYYGVFHAVAAFNNSGHGLRSDNLTAFAADPWVLVPVSVAVILGGLGFPVIIELLHQYARRRRGEAARGWSLHLKLTLIVSGALLAVGFALTLGLEWSNEGTFGPLAAEDKMLGAFFHSAVSRTAGFNATDIAAMEPATLLATNVLMFIGGGSAGTAGGIKVTTFAVLAVAILAEVRGEPTSGVFRRKLAPHVLRQALTVALLGVGVVMVSTVALLAMVDARTDLVLFETVSVFSTVGMTTGLTADLPTPAQLIVIFLMFIGRVGPITLVSALALRERTRRYQHPEERPIIG, encoded by the coding sequence TTGTCACGCGGCAAGCACCCAGGAGATTTCGGAACGGCGATCGACGTGGCGTCCCCCTCTTTCTCTCCCACCTCCGCCTCCCCGCTGCGCCGGGCGATCTTCCGCCTCCATCCGGCCCGCGCGGTCGCGGTCGCCTTCGCCGTGGCCGTGGCCCTGGGCACCGCGCTGCTCGCCCTGCCGCTCGCCACCGCCGACGGCGGCGCGCCCGACCCGCTGACCGCGCTGTTCACCGCGACCGCCGCGGTCTGTGTCACGGGCCTGACGATCGTGGACACCAGCGCCTACTGGAGCGGGTTCGGCGAGGGCGTGATCCTGCTGCTCGTGCAGGCCGGCGGCTTCGGCATCATGTCGCTGGCCTCGCTGCTCGCGCTGCTCGTCGCCGGCAAGCTGCGCCTGCGCATGACGCTGCACGCGCAGGCGGAGACGAGGATCGGCATCGGCGACGTCCGCGGCGTGCTGCTGCGGGTGGCCCTGATCACGCTCGTCGTGGAGTCGGTGACCGCCGCGATCCTCACGCTCCGCTTCGTGCTCGGCTACGACATGCCGTTCGGCCGGGCGCTGTACTACGGGGTGTTCCACGCGGTCGCGGCGTTCAACAACTCGGGGCACGGGCTGCGCTCGGACAACCTCACGGCGTTCGCGGCCGACCCGTGGGTGCTGGTGCCGGTGTCGGTCGCGGTGATCCTCGGCGGGCTCGGCTTCCCCGTGATCATCGAACTGCTGCACCAGTACGCGCGGCGGCGGCGCGGCGAGGCGGCGCGCGGCTGGTCGCTGCACCTGAAGCTGACGCTGATCGTCTCCGGCGCGCTGCTCGCCGTGGGCTTCGCGCTGACGCTGGGCCTTGAGTGGTCGAACGAGGGCACGTTCGGGCCGCTGGCCGCCGAGGACAAGATGCTCGGCGCGTTCTTCCACTCGGCGGTCAGCCGCACCGCCGGTTTCAACGCCACCGACATCGCCGCGATGGAGCCCGCCACGCTGCTGGCCACGAACGTCCTGATGTTCATCGGCGGCGGCAGCGCGGGCACGGCGGGCGGGATCAAGGTGACCACGTTCGCCGTGCTCGCCGTGGCCATCCTGGCCGAGGTGCGCGGCGAGCCGACCTCGGGCGTCTTCCGCCGCAAGCTGGCACCGCACGTGCTGCGGCAGGCGCTGACGGTGGCGCTGCTCGGCGTCGGTGTGGTGATGGTCTCGACGGTGGCGCTGCTCGCGATGGTGGACGCCCGCACGGACCTGGTGCTGTTCGAGACGGTGTCGGTGTTCAGTACCGTGGGCATGACCACGGGGCTGACCGCCGATCTGCCCACCCCGGCGCAGCTGATCGTCATCTTCCTGATGTTCATCGGCCGGGTCGGTCCGATCACGCTGGTGTCGGCCCTGGCCCTGCGGGAGCGCACCCGGCGCTACCAGCATCCTGAGGAACGGCCCATCATAGGGTGA
- a CDS encoding DNA repair ATPase, translating into MRAAADELARRAHALNARRTETFGGFDLELLATAELRTERPAVPADLVQVGGLLLAGHHDPAGRGGLTLHRRTGTALAPAPRDAVPGLLDDPAFQRDLDELYRYFQHARLTRLRVTGPLLLAVFATGERSSDIRVLRWRLHPDGRPEYLDAKGERDHLAPPADAVTWQPAGRDDHVPGTHPHINVRDTLYVSTVGGSLTVKTENDTTTPDGVYGEPVDDPIQSLADARLWHARVGPLLLLRVLPYRESAPRHLVHNTRTGEVVRLDGIGRDCRVLPDDQGLIFPGGYYLSAAPAGAAARTFDTGTEGLAFDSLVRSPNGEDLLYVFRDGRADHEARALLLPYNRIRKEVAAPLAAHGFALFDDGTLALTRAGDEERDPARAHPVQLWRTPFVSEAHAGQQPRDDGPLGRVGNAGLVRGVSDALTLAALATDLGEGAAVFDAVVAACDRLTDQHPWLRLPGTGALHEPVAALRAAATAVIGEYARVAELRARARAALDAADTDATALLRRARGEAHRTAHDWVALLTELRRAQGRAETLRGLRHADPAALDALAARLGEGLAAAGRRAVAFLARPDAFDDVVAAVGRLAERAAEAESVARTEPLAAEIEERADALRTVTDVVGGLDVADTTVRTALLTRVGEVVAAVNRARAALEGRRRDLAEAEGRSEFAAESALLGQSVVAALAAARTPEECDEQLGRLLLQVEDLIARFGTAPDFLTHLTERREEIQETFAARKQARIDERAAHAQRLAESAERLLATAVRRAAALPDQEAVHAHFAADPLVARVRATARDLRAIGATVPADELEGRLAAARQEASRALRDRADLYGADGLLRLGRHHFSVTAQTPELTLVPHGEGLAFAVTGTDYRAPVDDPALAAAPHFRDEPLPSESPEVYRAEHLAAAVLPAALAEGRGGARPADLVRRAAEAAWDEGYDRGVHDHDATVVLTALLRLHRGADLLRHPPAVRAAAQLFWAHGCDDARRTAWATRARSLDRARAAFGADAVGPAAAALITELTGAAAHFATERLGEDAPQAVGPYLFDELARGGPAFVTGPGARALLDDFRAAAGPDGARELAGELKELGDDLPARRELLAAWLGAFAASTGRGTAELPEAVAVELCADTLAHRAVDAELTATATGLLGSHPRVSGGELTLRLDEFLTRTERFRTDRVPAHRAWTRRRNALLDAERDRMRLAALRPRPLPTFVRNRLIDQVYLPLIGDNFAKQLGTADAARRTDSQGLLLLLSPPGYGKTTLMEYLAARLGMIFVKADGPALGHGTTSLDPAAAPDAAARREIEKINLALELGTNVLLHLDDIQHVSPELLQRFIPLCDAQRRVDGVRASDGEPATFDLRGKRFAISMAGNPFTESGSRFRLPDMLANRADVWNLGDITAGRADLFALSHIENALTANPVLAPLAGRDRADTELLVRMADGDTGAAARLAHPYPPAELDGILAVLRHLRYVQRTVLAVNAAYIASAGQDDATRTEPPFRLQGSYRDTNALAARVAPAMNEAELDALIDDHYTAEARTLTGGAEAALLKLAEIRGRLTPERADRWAAVKHAWRTSAGAGAR; encoded by the coding sequence ATGCGCGCCGCGGCGGACGAACTCGCCCGCCGCGCCCACGCGCTCAACGCCCGGCGCACCGAGACGTTCGGCGGCTTCGACCTCGAACTGCTCGCCACCGCCGAGCTGCGCACCGAACGGCCCGCCGTGCCCGCCGACCTCGTGCAGGTCGGCGGGCTGCTGCTGGCCGGCCACCACGACCCGGCCGGCCGCGGCGGCCTCACCCTGCACCGGCGCACCGGCACGGCCCTGGCCCCGGCGCCGCGCGACGCGGTGCCGGGACTGCTCGACGACCCCGCCTTCCAGCGGGACCTCGACGAGCTGTACCGCTACTTCCAGCACGCGCGCCTGACCCGGCTGCGCGTCACCGGGCCGCTGCTGCTCGCCGTCTTCGCCACGGGCGAGCGTTCCTCGGACATCCGCGTGCTGCGCTGGCGGCTGCACCCCGACGGCCGCCCCGAATACCTCGACGCGAAGGGCGAACGCGACCACCTCGCCCCGCCCGCCGACGCCGTCACGTGGCAGCCGGCCGGCCGCGACGACCACGTGCCCGGCACCCACCCGCACATCAACGTCCGCGACACGCTGTACGTCTCCACCGTCGGCGGCTCCCTCACCGTCAAGACGGAGAACGACACCACCACCCCGGACGGCGTGTACGGCGAACCCGTCGACGACCCGATCCAGTCCCTCGCCGACGCCCGGCTGTGGCACGCCCGCGTCGGCCCCCTGCTCCTCCTGCGCGTCCTGCCCTACCGCGAGAGCGCCCCGCGCCACCTGGTGCACAACACCCGCACCGGCGAGGTGGTCCGCCTCGACGGCATCGGCCGCGACTGCCGCGTCCTGCCCGACGACCAGGGTCTGATCTTCCCCGGCGGCTACTACCTGTCGGCCGCGCCCGCGGGCGCGGCGGCCCGCACGTTCGACACCGGGACCGAGGGCCTGGCGTTCGACTCCCTCGTGCGCTCCCCGAACGGCGAGGACCTGCTGTACGTGTTCCGCGACGGGCGCGCGGACCACGAGGCCCGCGCCCTCCTGCTGCCCTACAACCGCATCCGCAAGGAGGTGGCCGCGCCGCTGGCCGCCCACGGCTTCGCCCTGTTCGACGACGGCACCCTCGCCCTGACCCGCGCGGGCGACGAGGAACGCGACCCCGCCCGCGCCCACCCGGTGCAGCTGTGGCGCACCCCGTTCGTCTCCGAGGCACACGCCGGGCAGCAGCCGCGCGACGACGGGCCGTTGGGCCGCGTCGGCAACGCGGGACTCGTCCGCGGCGTCTCCGACGCGCTGACCCTCGCCGCGCTCGCCACCGACCTGGGCGAGGGCGCGGCCGTGTTCGACGCCGTCGTCGCCGCCTGCGACCGGCTCACCGACCAGCACCCCTGGCTGCGGCTGCCGGGCACCGGCGCCCTGCACGAACCCGTCGCCGCGCTGCGCGCCGCCGCGACCGCCGTCATCGGCGAGTACGCACGCGTCGCCGAACTGCGCGCGCGGGCCCGCGCCGCCCTCGACGCCGCGGACACCGACGCCACCGCCCTGCTGCGGCGCGCCCGCGGCGAGGCGCACCGCACCGCGCACGACTGGGTCGCCCTGCTGACCGAACTGCGCCGCGCCCAGGGGCGCGCGGAAACGCTGCGCGGCCTGCGGCACGCCGACCCGGCCGCGCTCGACGCGCTGGCCGCCCGGCTCGGCGAAGGGCTCGCCGCGGCCGGACGCCGCGCCGTCGCGTTCCTCGCCCGCCCCGACGCGTTCGACGACGTCGTCGCCGCCGTCGGCCGGCTCGCAGAACGCGCCGCCGAGGCCGAAAGCGTCGCCCGCACCGAGCCGCTGGCGGCCGAGATCGAGGAACGGGCCGACGCGCTGCGCACCGTGACCGACGTCGTCGGCGGCCTCGACGTCGCGGACACCACCGTGCGCACCGCGCTGCTCACCCGCGTCGGCGAGGTGGTGGCCGCGGTCAACCGGGCCCGTGCCGCCCTCGAAGGGCGCCGCCGCGATCTCGCTGAGGCCGAGGGCCGCTCCGAGTTCGCCGCCGAGAGCGCGCTCCTCGGCCAGTCCGTCGTCGCCGCGCTCGCCGCCGCCCGCACCCCGGAGGAGTGCGACGAGCAACTGGGCCGACTCCTGCTCCAGGTCGAGGACCTCATCGCGCGCTTCGGCACCGCGCCCGACTTCCTCACGCACCTCACCGAGCGGCGCGAGGAGATCCAGGAGACCTTCGCCGCCCGCAAGCAGGCCCGCATCGACGAACGGGCCGCGCACGCCCAGCGGCTGGCCGAGTCCGCGGAACGCCTGCTCGCCACCGCGGTCCGCCGCGCCGCCGCGCTGCCCGACCAGGAAGCCGTCCACGCCCACTTCGCCGCCGACCCGCTGGTGGCCCGCGTCCGCGCCACCGCGCGCGACCTGCGCGCCATCGGCGCCACCGTGCCCGCCGACGAACTCGAAGGACGCCTCGCCGCCGCCCGCCAGGAGGCATCCCGCGCCCTGCGCGACCGCGCCGACCTGTACGGGGCCGACGGCCTGCTCCGCCTCGGCCGGCACCACTTCTCCGTCACCGCCCAGACCCCCGAACTCACCCTCGTGCCGCACGGCGAAGGGCTCGCGTTCGCCGTCACGGGCACCGACTACCGGGCGCCCGTCGACGACCCCGCGCTCGCCGCCGCCCCGCACTTCCGCGACGAGCCGCTGCCCTCGGAGTCCCCCGAGGTCTACCGCGCCGAGCACCTGGCCGCCGCCGTGCTCCCCGCCGCCCTGGCCGAGGGCCGGGGCGGCGCGCGGCCCGCGGACCTCGTCCGCCGCGCCGCGGAAGCGGCCTGGGACGAGGGCTACGACCGCGGCGTCCACGACCACGACGCGACCGTCGTCCTCACCGCGCTGCTGCGCCTGCACCGCGGCGCCGACCTGCTGCGCCACCCGCCCGCCGTGCGGGCCGCGGCCCAGCTGTTCTGGGCGCACGGCTGCGACGACGCGCGGCGCACCGCGTGGGCCACCCGCGCCAGGTCGCTGGACCGGGCCCGCGCCGCGTTCGGCGCCGACGCCGTCGGCCCGGCCGCCGCCGCACTGATCACCGAACTCACCGGCGCCGCGGCGCACTTCGCCACCGAACGGCTCGGCGAGGACGCGCCGCAAGCCGTCGGCCCCTACCTGTTCGACGAACTGGCGCGCGGCGGGCCCGCGTTCGTCACCGGGCCGGGCGCCCGCGCTCTGCTCGACGACTTCCGCGCCGCCGCGGGGCCCGACGGCGCGCGGGAACTGGCCGGAGAGCTGAAGGAACTCGGCGACGACCTGCCCGCGCGCCGCGAGCTGCTGGCCGCCTGGCTCGGCGCGTTCGCCGCGAGCACCGGCCGGGGGACCGCGGAGCTGCCCGAGGCCGTCGCCGTCGAACTGTGCGCCGACACCCTCGCCCACCGCGCCGTCGACGCCGAACTCACCGCAACGGCCACCGGCCTGCTCGGCAGCCACCCGCGTGTCAGCGGCGGCGAACTCACGCTGCGCCTGGACGAGTTCCTCACCAGAACCGAACGCTTCCGCACCGACAGGGTGCCCGCGCACCGCGCGTGGACGCGCCGCCGCAACGCCCTGCTCGACGCCGAACGCGACCGCATGCGGCTGGCCGCGCTGCGCCCGCGACCGCTGCCCACGTTCGTCCGCAACCGCCTCATCGACCAGGTGTACCTGCCGCTGATCGGCGACAACTTCGCCAAGCAGCTCGGCACCGCCGACGCCGCGCGCCGCACCGACAGCCAGGGCCTGCTGCTCCTGCTCTCCCCGCCCGGCTACGGCAAGACGACGCTGATGGAATACCTCGCCGCGCGCCTCGGCATGATCTTCGTCAAGGCCGACGGGCCCGCCCTCGGCCACGGCACCACCTCGCTCGACCCGGCCGCCGCGCCGGACGCCGCCGCCCGCAGGGAGATCGAGAAGATCAACCTCGCGCTCGAACTGGGCACCAACGTGCTGCTGCACCTCGACGACATCCAGCACGTGTCGCCCGAACTCCTCCAGCGGTTCATCCCGCTGTGCGACGCGCAGCGCCGCGTCGACGGCGTCCGCGCCTCCGACGGCGAGCCGGCCACGTTCGACCTGCGCGGCAAGCGGTTCGCGATCTCCATGGCGGGCAACCCGTTCACCGAGTCCGGCAGCCGGTTCCGCCTGCCCGACATGCTGGCCAACCGCGCGGACGTGTGGAACCTCGGCGACATCACCGCCGGGCGCGCCGACCTGTTCGCGCTCAGCCACATCGAGAACGCGCTCACCGCCAACCCGGTGCTCGCCCCGCTCGCCGGACGCGACCGCGCCGACACCGAACTGCTGGTGCGCATGGCCGACGGCGACACCGGGGCCGCCGCCCGGCTCGCGCACCCGTACCCGCCGGCCGAACTCGACGGCATCCTCGCGGTCCTGCGGCACCTGCGGTACGTCCAGCGCACCGTGCTGGCCGTGAACGCCGCCTACATCGCCTCCGCCGGGCAGGACGACGCGACCCGCACCGAGCCGCCGTTCCGCCTCCAGGGCTCCTACCGCGACACCAACGCGCTCGCCGCGCGCGTCGCGCCCGCCATGAACGAGGCCGAACTCGACGCCCTCATCGACGACCACTACACGGCCGAGGCCAGGACCCTGACCGGCGGCGCCGAGGCCGCGCTGCTGAAACTCGCGGAGATCAGGGGCCGCCTGACCCCCGAACGCGCGGACCGCTGGGCGGCGGTCAAACACGCCTGGCGCACGTCCGCGGGCGCGGGCGCGCGGTGA
- the nhaA gene encoding Na+/H+ antiporter NhaA, which translates to MATRPSLPFLRPAKDPEVERERDRRSVAEFLRLEVTGGAFLLIAAALALLLANSPISDDYFSLRDHHLDIPALGLELSVGHWASDGLLAIFFFIAGIELKRELTVGELRRPAAAALPVVAAIGGMAVPALIYATVVGIGGGSMDGWAVPMATDIAFALGVLAVVGRRLPGALRTFLLTLAIVDDLIAIIIIAIFFTSDLNLWALLGAFAGLALFALLHRRGVRGWYVYVPLALVIWGLMYNSGVHATIAGVAIGMLLRSTTGTLEKESPAEKVEDIVHPFSAAVAVPLFAVFAAGVPVSGDTFGALVREPEALGVTLGLVAGKVIGIFGATWLAARFTRARLNPSLTWPDVLGGAMLAGIGFTVSLLITELAFAEAPAMEEHVKVAVLLGSLISAVAASVLLTLRGRAHQRAQGADSPASGGAATSSPSAS; encoded by the coding sequence ATGGCGACGCGCCCCTCCCTGCCGTTCCTCCGCCCGGCCAAGGACCCAGAAGTCGAGCGGGAACGCGACCGCAGGTCGGTCGCGGAGTTCCTGCGCCTTGAGGTCACCGGCGGCGCGTTCCTGCTGATCGCCGCCGCCCTGGCGCTGCTGCTCGCGAACTCGCCGATCAGTGACGACTACTTCTCGCTGCGTGACCACCACCTCGACATTCCCGCGCTCGGCCTGGAGCTTTCGGTGGGCCACTGGGCCTCGGACGGGCTGCTCGCGATCTTCTTCTTCATCGCCGGCATCGAGCTGAAACGCGAGCTGACCGTCGGCGAGCTGCGCCGCCCGGCCGCCGCCGCGCTGCCCGTGGTGGCCGCGATCGGCGGCATGGCGGTGCCCGCGCTGATCTACGCGACGGTGGTCGGCATCGGCGGCGGCAGCATGGACGGCTGGGCGGTGCCGATGGCCACCGACATCGCGTTCGCGCTCGGCGTGCTCGCGGTCGTCGGCCGCCGGCTGCCGGGCGCGCTGCGCACGTTCCTGCTGACCCTGGCGATCGTCGACGACCTGATCGCCATCATCATCATCGCGATCTTCTTCACCTCCGACCTCAACCTGTGGGCGCTGCTCGGCGCCTTCGCGGGCCTGGCCCTCTTCGCCCTGCTGCACCGGCGCGGCGTGCGCGGCTGGTACGTGTACGTGCCGCTCGCCCTGGTCATCTGGGGCCTGATGTACAACAGCGGCGTGCACGCCACCATCGCGGGCGTCGCGATCGGCATGCTGCTGCGCAGCACGACGGGGACGCTGGAGAAGGAGTCCCCGGCCGAGAAGGTCGAGGACATCGTGCACCCGTTCTCGGCGGCGGTCGCGGTGCCGCTGTTCGCGGTGTTCGCGGCCGGCGTGCCGGTCTCGGGCGACACGTTCGGCGCGCTGGTGCGCGAGCCGGAGGCGCTGGGCGTGACGCTCGGCCTGGTCGCGGGCAAGGTGATCGGCATCTTCGGCGCGACCTGGCTGGCCGCCCGGTTCACCAGGGCGCGGCTGAACCCGTCGCTGACCTGGCCGGACGTGCTCGGCGGCGCGATGCTGGCCGGGATCGGCTTCACCGTGTCGCTGCTGATCACCGAGCTGGCGTTCGCGGAGGCGCCCGCGATGGAGGAGCACGTGAAGGTGGCCGTGCTGCTCGGTTCGCTGATCTCGGCCGTGGCCGCCTCGGTGCTGCTGACGCTGCGCGGCCGGGCGCATCAGCGGGCCCAGGGGGCGGACTCGCCCGCCTCCGGGGGTGCGGCGACCAGCTCGCCGTCCGCGTCGTAG
- a CDS encoding potassium channel family protein, with protein sequence MSNHLHSLRRRRGKRLAQTHGAREARDQRIAVIGLGRFGSSLAEELMRRGWEVLGVDDDERIVQQHSDALTHVAVADCTDAEVLRQLGVHEFTTAVVAIGTNIEASMLVTANLLDDGVPNIWAKAISRQHGRILERLGAHHVVLPEYEMGERVAHLVSGRMLDFIEFDDDFALVKTIAPDVATGVPLGVSAVRTKHGVTVVGIKRPGQDFTHATAETVVERGDVIIVTGRTQAVEAFTELR encoded by the coding sequence ATGAGCAATCACCTGCACTCGCTGCGCCGCAGGCGCGGCAAACGGCTGGCCCAGACCCACGGCGCGCGCGAGGCCCGTGACCAGCGGATCGCCGTGATCGGCCTCGGCCGTTTCGGCAGCTCGCTGGCCGAGGAGCTGATGCGGCGCGGCTGGGAGGTCCTGGGCGTCGACGACGACGAACGCATCGTGCAGCAGCACAGCGACGCGCTCACCCACGTGGCGGTGGCCGACTGCACCGACGCGGAGGTGCTGCGGCAGCTGGGGGTGCACGAGTTCACCACGGCCGTGGTCGCGATCGGCACGAACATCGAGGCGAGCATGCTCGTCACGGCGAACCTGCTGGACGACGGTGTTCCGAACATCTGGGCGAAGGCGATCAGCCGCCAGCACGGCCGCATCCTGGAGCGGCTCGGCGCGCACCACGTGGTGCTGCCCGAGTACGAGATGGGCGAACGCGTCGCGCACCTGGTGTCGGGGCGGATGCTCGACTTCATCGAGTTCGACGACGACTTCGCGCTCGTGAAGACGATCGCGCCGGACGTGGCCACGGGCGTCCCGCTCGGGGTCAGCGCGGTGCGCACCAAGCACGGCGTGACGGTCGTGGGCATCAAGCGGCCGGGCCAGGACTTCACGCACGCGACGGCGGAAACGGTCGTCGAGCGGGGCGACGTGATCATCGTCACCGGCAGGACGCAGGCGGTGGAGGCGTTCACAGAACTGCGCTGA
- a CDS encoding WXG100 family type VII secretion target, with the protein MSDINVTYDEMRTAGDRLISEYETMDAKLEELQSFIDGLVSDGYVTSRSSRAFDESYREFTQGAKKVLEGLQGMGQFLKTAADAMEETDTGLESAIRG; encoded by the coding sequence ATGTCTGACATCAATGTGACATATGACGAAATGCGGACGGCCGGCGACCGGCTCATCTCCGAGTACGAGACCATGGACGCCAAGCTTGAGGAGCTTCAGAGCTTCATCGACGGCCTGGTGTCGGACGGCTACGTGACCTCGCGCTCCTCGCGCGCGTTCGACGAGTCGTACCGCGAGTTCACGCAGGGTGCCAAGAAGGTGCTCGAAGGTCTCCAGGGCATGGGCCAGTTCCTGAAGACGGCCGCGGACGCGATGGAGGAGACCGACACCGGTCTGGAAAGCGCCATCCGCGGCTGA
- a CDS encoding flotillin family protein, whose amino-acid sequence METIGISLGVLIAVVLIILIAVLFLLTRLFRKVEQGKALIISKVRKVDVTFTGAVVLPVLHKAETMDISVKAIEIGRTGREGLICRDNIRADIRISFFVRVNKTVSDVIKVAQAIGTERASDRATLQELFNAKFSEALKTVGKQLDFADLYTKREEFRDRIIDVIGTDLNGYSLEDAAIDYLEQTPLSHLDKNNILDAQGIRKITELTAAQNVLTNEFRRTEEKEITRQNVDAREAVLELERRQADAEIKQKREVETARAREEAETARVQAEERLRAQTAVIRTDEQLGVHHENREREIVVARLNRDRVVAVENERIEKDRLLEVIARDRETELRRIAKDKEIEAEKREIADVVRERIAVEKTVAQQEEDIKKLRAVEEAERDRQALIIQAEAEAQERLVKDIKAAEAAEVAAEHRAREALTMAEARRKAADLDAQAAIRLAEGKRADAAAEGLAEAEVQERMADALARTRHAEAEAAREMGLAEAHIAKEKGLADAEATREGGEAEAGALRERMLAEAAGLKEKAEAMAALDAAGRDHEEYRLRLEAEKEVRLASVDVHRQIAEAQAALVGTGLENAKIDIVGGDTVFFDRLLGAIGAGKGLDAFLDRSEHARTLAGPWLDKEGSTFTRDLGAMVAGLGSGGLRDLTVAGVLTSLISTGGDDSGRLGSLLETLRGQGLADLKVTELTGNGTVPVAAGPVADAVVGHAAGTVSLAK is encoded by the coding sequence ATGGAGACCATCGGCATCAGCCTCGGCGTGCTCATCGCCGTGGTGCTGATCATCCTCATCGCCGTCCTGTTCCTGCTCACCCGGCTGTTCCGCAAGGTCGAGCAGGGCAAGGCGCTCATCATCTCCAAGGTCCGCAAGGTCGACGTCACCTTCACCGGCGCGGTGGTGCTGCCCGTGCTGCACAAGGCCGAGACCATGGACATCTCCGTGAAGGCCATCGAGATCGGCCGCACCGGCCGCGAGGGCCTGATCTGCCGCGACAACATCAGGGCCGACATCCGGATCTCGTTCTTCGTCCGGGTCAACAAGACCGTGTCCGACGTCATCAAGGTCGCCCAGGCCATCGGCACCGAGCGGGCCAGCGACCGGGCCACCCTCCAGGAGCTGTTCAACGCGAAGTTCTCCGAGGCGCTGAAGACCGTCGGCAAGCAACTGGACTTCGCCGACCTCTACACCAAGCGCGAGGAGTTCCGCGACCGCATCATCGACGTCATCGGCACCGACCTCAACGGCTACAGCCTGGAGGACGCGGCGATCGACTACCTGGAGCAGACGCCGCTGTCCCACCTCGACAAGAACAACATCCTCGACGCCCAGGGCATCCGCAAGATCACCGAACTGACCGCGGCGCAGAACGTTCTCACCAACGAGTTCAGGCGCACCGAGGAGAAGGAGATCACGCGGCAGAACGTCGACGCCCGCGAGGCCGTGCTCGAACTCGAACGCCGCCAGGCCGACGCCGAGATCAAGCAGAAGCGCGAGGTGGAGACCGCCAGGGCCCGCGAGGAGGCCGAGACCGCCCGGGTCCAGGCCGAGGAGCGGCTGCGCGCGCAGACCGCCGTCATCAGGACCGACGAGCAGCTCGGCGTCCACCACGAGAACCGCGAGCGGGAGATCGTCGTCGCGCGCCTGAACCGCGACCGCGTGGTGGCCGTGGAGAACGAGCGCATCGAGAAGGACCGGCTGCTTGAGGTCATCGCCCGCGACCGCGAGACCGAGCTGCGCCGCATCGCCAAGGACAAGGAGATCGAGGCGGAGAAGCGGGAGATCGCCGACGTCGTCCGCGAGCGCATCGCCGTCGAGAAGACCGTCGCCCAGCAGGAGGAGGACATCAAGAAGCTGCGGGCCGTCGAGGAGGCGGAACGCGACCGGCAGGCCCTCATCATCCAGGCCGAGGCCGAGGCCCAGGAACGCCTCGTGAAGGACATCAAGGCCGCCGAGGCCGCTGAGGTCGCCGCGGAGCACCGCGCCCGCGAGGCCCTGACCATGGCCGAGGCCCGCCGCAAGGCCGCCGACCTCGACGCCCAGGCCGCGATCCGCCTCGCCGAGGGCAAGCGGGCCGACGCGGCGGCCGAGGGCCTGGCCGAGGCGGAGGTGCAGGAGCGGATGGCCGACGCCCTCGCCAGGACCCGGCACGCCGAGGCCGAGGCCGCGCGCGAGATGGGTCTGGCCGAGGCGCACATCGCCAAGGAGAAGGGCCTGGCCGACGCCGAGGCCACCCGCGAGGGCGGCGAGGCCGAGGCGGGCGCGCTGCGCGAGCGGATGCTCGCGGAGGCCGCGGGCCTGAAGGAGAAGGCCGAGGCCATGGCCGCGCTCGACGCGGCCGGACGCGACCACGAGGAGTACCGGCTGCGCCTCGAAGCCGAGAAGGAGGTGCGGCTCGCCTCCGTCGACGTGCACCGGCAGATCGCCGAGGCGCAGGCGGCGCTCGTGGGCACCGGTCTGGAGAACGCCAAGATCGACATCGTGGGCGGCGACACCGTGTTCTTCGACCGCCTGCTGGGCGCCATCGGCGCCGGGAAGGGGCTCGACGCGTTCCTCGACCGCTCCGAGCACGCCCGCACCCTCGCCGGGCCCTGGCTGGACAAGGAAGGGTCCACGTTCACCCGCGACCTCGGCGCCATGGTGGCCGGGCTGGGCTCGGGCGGGCTGCGCGACCTGACCGTCGCCGGTGTGCTGACCTCGCTGATCTCCACGGGCGGCGACGACTCGGGCCGCCTCGGCAGCCTGCTTGAGACCCTGCGCGGCCAGGGCCTCGCGGACCTCAAGGTCACGGAACTGACCGGGAACGGGACCGTGCCCGTCGCCGCGGGGCCGGTGGCCGACGCCGTCGTGGGCCACGCGGCCGGCACCGTCTCGCTGGCCAAGTAG